Proteins co-encoded in one Oreochromis aureus strain Israel breed Guangdong linkage group 3, ZZ_aureus, whole genome shotgun sequence genomic window:
- the LOC116334508 gene encoding GTPase IMAP family member 8-like translates to MVQRNAGRYYTIEMFREADLRIVLIGKTGAGKSSTGNTILGEKAFKSSTSFSTVTSKCQKKTGLFDGQTLAVIDTPGLFDTGKTEKEVKEDMSWCVKFAAPGPHVFLIVIQANRFTEEEQKTVNIIQDMFGEQSAHYTMALFTCGDNLERDGVTIEKMINDNRVISDFIHQCGGGYHVFNNTVKNPSQVRELLEKINTMIAGNGGEYYTNEMFREAQRVMNKPEADLRIVLVGKTRVGKSAAGNIILRGKVFRSASSFVTPQCQKETGLFEGQKLAVIDTPGLFDTKKTEEEVKEDISSCISLAAPGPHVFLVVIQANRFTEEGQETVNIIQNMFGEQSARYMMALFTYGDDLEADGDTIEKMISDNTVISDFISQCRGGYHVFNNRDKDPSQVRELLEKINRMIKRNGGGYYTNEMFREAQIAMKKIEADLRIVLVGKTRVGKSAAGNIILRRKVFRSTASSSSSVTSECQKETCQFEGQTLAVVDTPGLYKTKLTEKEVKREIVRCISFAAPSPHVFLVVIQPNRFTKEEQKTVKIIQKIFGEQAADYTMALVIHEDDEKQDTIEEAIKHPDLKDFISQCRGGYHVFNSRLKDPSEVRKLLKKINTMTERNGGFCYTTNMFEEAEKAIKKEMERLQKEDPKMTAKEARYKAERRNEFTQGNWDDIIAGAAAAGTGAAAKVSSGIGIGVGALLQGARVAGARGVVGVVAGVAGVAAGVAVGVVGVAAVDIAVKATTLKWKLWDCVTQ, encoded by the coding sequence ATGGTTCAGAGAAATGCAGGAAGATACTACACCATTGAAATGTTCAGAGAGGCTGACCTAAGGATTGTTCTTATTGGGAAAACTGGAGCTGGGAAGAGTTCAACAGGAAACACCATCTTAGgagaaaaagcttttaaatCCTCAACATCTTTTTCCACAGTAACATCAAAGTGTCAGAAGAAAACAGGTCTGTTTGATGGTCAAACACTGGCTGTAATTGATACTCCAGGTTTATTTGACACCGGAAAAACTGAAAAGGAGGTGAAAGAAGACATGAGTTGGTGCGTCAAGTTTGCTGCTCCTGGTCCTCATGTGTTCCTGATTGTGATTCAGGCCAACAGattcacagaagaagaacaaaaaactgTCAACATCATTCAGGATATGTTTGGAGAACAGTCAGCACATTACACGATGGCCTTGTTCACCTGTGGGGACAATCTTGAGAGAGATGGGGTCACCATTGAAAAAATGATCAATGATAATCGTGTTATCTCTGACTTCATCCATCAGTGCGGTGGAGGATATCATGTCTTTAACAACACAGTCAAAAATCCCTCTcaggtcagagagctgctggagaAGATCAACACAATGATTGCGGGAAATGGAGGAGAATACTACACCAATGAAATGTTCAGAGAAGCTCAGAGAGTCATGAACAAACCAGAAGCCGACCTCAGGATTGTTCTTGTTGGGAAAACCAGAGTTGGGAAGAGTGCAGCAGGAAACATCATCCTAAGGGGAAAAGTATTTAGATCAGCATCTTCCTTTGTAACACCACAGTGTCAGAAGGAAACAGGTCTGTTTGAAGGTCAAAAACTGGCTGTAATTGATACTCCAGGTTTATTTGACACcaaaaaaactgaagaagagGTGAAGGAAGACATCAGTAGCTGCATCTCCCTTGCTGCTCCTGGTCCTCATGTGTTCCTGGTTGTGATTCAGGCCAACAGATTCACAGAAGAAGGTCAAGAAACTGTCAACATCATTCAGAATATGTTTGGGGAACAGTCAGCACGTTACATGATGGCCTTGTTCACCTACGGAGACGATCTTGAGGCAGATGGGGACACCATAGAAAAAATGATCAGTGATAATACTGTTATCTCTGACTTCATAAGTCAGTGCCGTGGAGGATATCATGTCTTTAACAACAGAGACAAGGACCCCTCTCAGGTCAGAGAGTTGCTGGAGAAAATCAACAGAATGATTAAGAGAAATGGAGGAGGATACTACACCAATGAAATGTTCAGAGAAGCTCAGATAGCCATGAAAAAAATAGAAGCCGACCTCAGGATTGTTCTTGTTGGGAAAACCAGAGTTGGGAAGAGTGCAGCAGGAAACATCATCTTAAGGCGAAAAGTATTTAGATCAacagcttcttcttcctcctctgtaACATCAGAGTGTCAGAAGGAAACATGTCAGTTTGAAGGTCAAACACTGGCTGTAGTTGATACTCCAGGTCtgtacaaaactaaactaactGAAAAGGAGGTGAAGAGAGAGATTGTTAGATGCATCTCCTTTGCTGCTCCTAGTCCTCATGTGTTCCTGGTTGTGATCCAACCAAACAGATTCaccaaagaagaacaaaaaactgtgaaaatcaTTCAGAAGATATTTGGTGAACAAGCAGCTGATTACACGATGGCCTTGGTAATCCATGAAGATGATGAGAAGCAGGACACCATAGAAGAAGCAATCAAACATCCAGATCTCAAAGACTTTATCAGTCAGTGCCGTGGAGGATATCATGTTTTTAACAGCAGATTAAAGGATCCCTCTGAGGTCAGAAAGCTGCTGAAGAAAATCAACACAATGACTGAGAGAAATGGAGGATTCTGCTACACCACCAACATGTTTGAAGAGGCAGAGAAAGCCATAAAAAAAGAGATGGAACGACTTCAGAAAGAAGATCCAAAGATGACGGCCAAAGAAGCAAGATACAAAGCAGAAAGAAGGAACGAGTTTACTCAGGGGAATTGGGATGACATTATtgctggagctgctgctgctggtactGGAGCTGCTGCTAAGGTTAGTAGTGGAATTGGCATTGGAGTTGGAGCTTTACTTCAAGGAGCACGTGTTGCAGGAGCTAGAGGAGTTGTTGGAGTAGTAGCAGGAGTTGCGGGAGTTGCAGCGGGAGTTGCAGTGGGAGTTGTGGGAGTTGCAGCAGTGGATATTGCAGTAAAAGCCACAACTTTGAAATGGAAATTGTGGGATTGTGTTACACAGTAA